The proteins below are encoded in one region of Ostrea edulis chromosome 3, xbOstEdul1.1, whole genome shotgun sequence:
- the LOC125677136 gene encoding uncharacterized protein LOC125677136 gives MWVSDGENIISLDRHGNKIEKIHQTFSDWGCHTVTKKGNLLYVDAYDNSIKEYSPSNGSTTVIDSLFSTSDSSPECIYSCFQNGNVVVAFIEMKKETEETGVISCFDKKKEEIWKVYSPKTFVRYITENINGDICMSRSGNINGSVIVVDTDGDQRFVYSGRNDSPGFMPLGICTDSQGLILVINATEHNIHVIDSNGTFLSVIATEERGSLYTFGLCIDTKGYLWTCGERGIARWEYGDKVKGRCTIN, from the exons ATGTGGGTATCAGATGGAGAAAATATAATCAGTTTGGATAGACATGGGAATAAGATAGAGAAAATACATCAAACATTTTCAGACTGGGGTTGCCACACAGTGACAAAGAAAGGAAACCTGCTTTACGTCGACGCATATGATAACAGCATTAAAGAGTATAGTCCATCTAACGGATCTACAACTGTCATTGACTCTTTGTTCAGTACGTCGGACAGTTCTCCAGAGTGTATCTATTCATGTTTCCAAAACGGGAATGTTGTTGTTGCATTCATCGAAATGAAGAAAGAAACCGAAGAAACGGGAGTCATTTCATGCTTTGACAAAAAGAAAGAGGAAATATGGAAGGTTTATTCCCCAAAGACTTTTGTGAGATATATCACAGAAAATATCAATGGTGACATTTGTATGTCAAGAAGTGGAAATATAAATGGTTCTGTCATCGTCGTAGATACTGACGGAGATCAACGATTTGTTTACAGCGGTCGTAATGATTCACCAGGTTTTATGCCGCTTGGAATATGTACTGATAGTCAAGGGTTGATCCTAGTTATCAATGCCACAGAGCACAACATACACGTGATTGATTCAAACGGAACGTTCTTGTCTGTTATCGCTACTGAGGAGCGGGGATCGCTGTATACTTTTGGACTCTGTATTGATACTAAAGGTTATCTATGGACTTGTGGTGAAAGAGGGATAGCCCGATGGGAGTATGGCGACAAAGTAAAAGGC AGATGTACAATCAACTAG
- the LOC125677407 gene encoding uncharacterized protein LOC125677407: MSADVFLQAQDLVRCQLCESPAETVCNTCSIELCKACVGDHVISAIGHVVVPFRFRTSNVTLPKCEKHSETSEYYCVDCSAIICWTCLVSGLHRDHTVRRLSESQYNSEERQDITQNIEPAWSRCSKKTKEILAVPKLLTTVSTGYFLTYRVVCGLKPDRFYVSGIDKLIVCLDTNGKTLVKHDTKSGHQPEDLTVTKDENLIYIDHHDRSINKVKDGGIECLISLQNWRPKDICSTSINDFLVTMMSEDETQAKIVRYCGSKVEQEIQLYESGKSLYLNPCFIDENGNLDVVVSDFNAKSVIVVTMEGKFKFSYHGNPEYTQKRAFNPYGVSTDTMSNILVADSENDVIHIIDRNGDFLLCIDTCNLQHPYDLCVGNNDLLYVAELKENKVQQIKYLE, translated from the coding sequence ATGTCTGCAGACGTCTTTCTGCAAGCTCAGGATCTGGTCAGGTGTCAGCTTTGTGAATCTCCAGCAGAGACAGTCTGTAATACCTGCAGTATCGAACTGTGCAAAGCATGCGTGGGCGATCACGTCATCTCTGCCATCGGACACGTTGTTGTGCCTTTCAGATTTCGAACATCTAACGTCACTTTACCAAAGTGTGAGAAACATTCAGAGACATCCGAGTACTATTGTGTAGATTGTTCTGCCATTATCTGCTGGACTTGCTTGGTGTCTGGCCTCCACAGGGACCACACAGTAAGAAGACTCTCTGAATCACAATACAATAGTGAAGAACGACAAGACATTACTCAAAATATCGAACCTGCCTGGTCACGCTGTTCGAAGAAAACGAAGGAAATACTTGCTGTACCGAAACTCTTGACCACGGTTTCAACGGGCTACTTTCTCACATACAGGGTTGTTTGTGGACTGAAACCAGATCGGTTTTATGTCAGTGGTATCGATAAACTAATTGTGTGTCTGGATACCAATGGTAAAACCTTGGTTAAGCATGACACGAAATCAGGCCATCAACCAGAAGACTTGACTGTTACTAAGGATGAAAATCTTATATACATCGACCACCACGACAGGAGCATAAATAAAGTGAAGGATGGCGGAATAGAATGTCTGATATCACTACAGAACTGGCGACCAAAAGATATCTGTAGTACCTCCATAAACGACTTCCTAGTCACCATGATGTCTGAGGATGAAACACAGGCTAAGATTGTCCGTTACTGCGGTTCCAAGGTCGAACAAGAAATCCAGCTCTATGAATCCGGTAAATCTTTATATTTAAATCCATGTTTCATTGACGAAAACGGAAACCTGGATGTGGTGGTCTCGGATTTTAATGCCAAGTCAGTGATTGTGGTTACCATGGAGGGAAAGTTTAAATTCAGCTATCACGGAAATCCCGAATACACCCAAAAAAGAGCGTTCAATCCATACGGGGTTTCCACGGATACAATGTCCAATATTTTAGTCGCTGACAGTGAAAACGACGTCATCCATATCATTGATAGAAACGGAGACTTCCTGTTGTGCATAGACACATGTAACTTGCAACATCCTTACGACCTCTGTGTAGGTAACAATGACCTGTTGTATGTTGCTGAACTCAAAGAAAACAAAGTCCAACAAATCAAGTATCTTGAGTAA